One genomic region from Halococcus qingdaonensis encodes:
- a CDS encoding MazG nucleotide pyrophosphohydrolase domain-containing protein, with amino-acid sequence MEEQRTVAAFIDEHDLDGKPAFRILDLAAEVGEIAAEATDSTNYGTESDEINVATDEIGDALFSLLAVAHSLDIDADEALQESLEKYERRLTETGSAASGN; translated from the coding sequence ATGGAAGAACAGCGAACAGTTGCAGCCTTCATCGACGAGCACGATCTAGATGGCAAGCCGGCGTTCCGAATCCTAGATTTGGCTGCCGAAGTGGGTGAAATCGCTGCGGAGGCGACCGATTCGACGAATTACGGGACGGAATCGGACGAGATCAACGTTGCAACGGACGAGATCGGCGATGCGCTGTTCTCACTACTCGCGGTCGCTCATTCGCTCGACATCGACGCCGACGAGGCACTACAAGAGTCGCTCGAAAAATACGAACGACGGCTCACGGAAACCGGAAGCGCTGCATCCGGCAACTGA
- a CDS encoding dihydroneopterin aldolase family protein produces MSSAESDDTDPTKAEIACFEVGIKFGSLYHQFAGTPVSSESADSLARAMEEAIENQPHCESVTIEIDEEALAAAADGAYTELTGRFMTVEIVVAREGRSVTARMAMDDGYPLMEIVSVADDN; encoded by the coding sequence ATGAGCAGCGCAGAGAGCGACGATACGGACCCGACGAAGGCCGAGATCGCGTGCTTCGAGGTCGGCATCAAGTTCGGCTCGCTGTATCACCAGTTCGCCGGCACCCCCGTGAGTTCCGAGAGCGCCGACAGTCTCGCCCGCGCGATGGAGGAAGCAATCGAAAATCAGCCCCACTGCGAGTCGGTCACGATCGAGATAGACGAGGAGGCGCTCGCGGCGGCCGCCGATGGGGCATACACCGAGCTCACTGGTCGGTTCATGACCGTCGAGATCGTCGTCGCACGCGAGGGGCGGAGCGTCACCGCACGGATGGCGATGGACGACGGCTACCCGCTGATGGAGATCGTCTCGGTCGCAGACGACAACTAA
- a CDS encoding translation initiation factor IF-2 subunit beta, with the protein MDYEASLDRAMDSVPDLDTGDSRLDVPDAEAQKDGAFTRLTNLGDVADALSRDPEHLHRVIQRDLGTNGQFSGDRARYNGSFSGDDFDAAIDSYSQEFVICSECGLPDTRLEMEGRTQMLRCEACGAFRPVEKNTGSQETEQRPDVEEGRTYEVKITGTGRKGDGVAEQGKYTIFVPGAQEGDVVDIYIENISGTLAFARLA; encoded by the coding sequence ATGGACTACGAAGCAAGCCTCGACCGCGCGATGGACTCGGTGCCGGATCTCGACACCGGTGATTCGCGCCTCGACGTCCCCGATGCGGAGGCCCAGAAGGACGGTGCGTTCACCCGGCTGACGAACCTCGGGGACGTCGCCGATGCGCTCTCGCGCGATCCCGAACATCTTCATCGAGTGATCCAACGCGATCTCGGGACCAACGGCCAGTTCAGCGGCGATCGAGCGCGCTACAACGGCTCCTTTTCGGGCGACGACTTCGACGCGGCCATCGACAGCTACAGCCAGGAGTTCGTCATCTGCTCGGAGTGCGGGTTGCCCGACACGCGACTGGAGATGGAGGGGCGCACGCAGATGCTGCGCTGTGAGGCCTGTGGCGCGTTCCGTCCCGTCGAGAAGAACACCGGTTCCCAGGAGACCGAACAGCGCCCCGATGTCGAGGAGGGCCGCACCTACGAAGTGAAGATCACGGGCACGGGTCGCAAGGGCGACGGCGTGGCCGAACAGGGCAAGTACACCATCTTCGTTCCCGGCGCGCAGGAGGGCGATGTCGTGGACATCTACATCGAGAACATCAGCGGGACGCTCGCGTTCGCGCGGTTGGCCTGA
- the azf gene encoding NAD-dependent glucose-6-phosphate dehydrogenase Azf: MSGRPREPTVLLTGASGRVGRAILGRLGDTYDWRLVDREPPTGETEHIYLVADVTDSEAMVEAMADVDVVVHLAGDPRPEAPWDSVLANNIDGTQTVLDAAATAGVEKFVFASSNHAVGGYETDERTPGMYRSDDGFQLDGTELPRPSNFYGVSKATGETLSRYYHDEHDMSVICLRIGNLTENHPPEDYERGQAMWLSHRDCAQLFERAIEADYDYEIVYGISDNDRKYYSLEGAREVLGYEPEDNSAEY, from the coding sequence ATGTCGGGGAGGCCACGGGAGCCGACGGTGTTGCTCACCGGCGCGTCCGGGCGCGTCGGTCGTGCGATCCTCGGCCGGCTCGGCGACACCTACGACTGGCGGCTCGTCGACCGCGAGCCACCGACCGGCGAGACCGAACACATCTATCTCGTCGCCGACGTCACCGATTCGGAGGCGATGGTCGAAGCGATGGCCGATGTCGACGTCGTGGTCCATCTCGCGGGCGACCCGCGCCCCGAAGCGCCGTGGGACAGCGTGCTCGCGAACAACATCGACGGCACCCAGACCGTGCTCGATGCGGCCGCGACCGCCGGCGTCGAGAAGTTCGTCTTCGCCTCCTCGAACCACGCCGTCGGCGGCTACGAGACCGACGAGCGGACGCCAGGGATGTACCGCTCGGACGACGGCTTCCAGCTCGACGGTACTGAACTCCCGCGTCCGAGCAATTTCTATGGCGTGAGCAAGGCCACCGGCGAAACGCTCTCTCGGTACTACCACGACGAACACGACATGAGTGTCATCTGTCTACGCATCGGCAACCTGACGGAGAACCATCCCCCTGAGGACTACGAACGCGGGCAGGCGATGTGGCTCTCCCATCGGGACTGCGCACAACTCTTCGAGCGCGCCATCGAGGCCGACTACGACTACGAGATCGTCTACGGCATCTCCGACAACGACCGGAAATACTACTCGCTAGAGGGTGCTCGCGAAGTGCTCGGCTACGAGCCTGAGGACAACTCGGCGGAATACTGA
- a CDS encoding DUF309 domain-containing protein, protein MRSHLRAGIAIHNAGNHHAAHDAWEERWLESDGDDERFLHGLIQFTAAIHHARERNWTGATGLADSASNYLASLSSPYRGVDVTAVRTFLASLRADPERIERAPPLYLTYEGRELTLSELDFDASTIAAVVFAENSDYDETMIERAVGYARTDLDDGRPTSPFVTLVLDFARGENRGIVHQRLAEHTERRRAREHDVDGLFEA, encoded by the coding sequence ATGCGATCGCATCTCCGCGCCGGCATCGCCATCCACAACGCCGGCAACCATCACGCCGCCCACGACGCCTGGGAGGAGCGCTGGCTCGAATCGGATGGCGACGACGAACGGTTTCTCCACGGACTCATCCAGTTCACCGCCGCGATCCATCACGCTCGCGAACGCAACTGGACCGGGGCGACCGGGCTCGCCGACAGCGCCAGCAACTATCTCGCCTCGCTCTCCTCGCCCTATCGTGGCGTGGACGTCACCGCGGTGCGGACGTTCCTCGCAAGCCTCCGTGCGGACCCCGAGCGCATCGAACGCGCACCACCCCTCTATCTCACTTACGAGGGTCGGGAACTCACGCTCTCCGAGCTCGATTTCGACGCGAGCACGATCGCTGCGGTGGTGTTCGCGGAGAACAGCGACTACGACGAGACGATGATCGAGCGCGCCGTCGGCTACGCTCGCACGGATCTCGACGACGGTCGACCGACCAGCCCGTTCGTCACGCTCGTGCTCGATTTCGCGCGCGGGGAGAACAGGGGGATCGTCCACCAGCGCCTCGCCGAACACACCGAGCGCCGTCGCGCCCGCGAGCACGACGTCGACGGTCTGTTCGAGGCGTGA
- a CDS encoding DUF4112 domain-containing protein: MTDELDENALTGREQAALARTRTMARLLDEAVAIPGIGYRVGLDPLLSIAPVSGDVAGAALSCYIIGEATRLGVPPKTLLRMVGNVTLDTLGGSVPVLGTLVDAAWKANKRNVSLLEDHLADREDVV, from the coding sequence GCGCTCACGGGCCGCGAGCAAGCGGCTCTCGCGCGTACCAGAACGATGGCGCGACTGCTCGACGAGGCGGTCGCCATCCCCGGTATCGGCTACCGCGTCGGTCTCGACCCGCTGCTCAGCATCGCCCCCGTTTCGGGCGACGTCGCCGGCGCGGCGCTGTCGTGCTACATCATCGGCGAAGCGACTCGGCTCGGCGTCCCGCCGAAGACGCTACTTAGGATGGTCGGTAACGTGACTCTCGACACTCTCGGCGGGTCGGTGCCGGTGCTCGGCACGCTCGTCGACGCCGCCTGGAAGGCGAACAAGCGCAACGTCTCGCTGCTCGAAGACCACCTCGCCGACCGCGAGGACGTCGTCTGA